CATGAATCATTCTCTGTTGATACAACTGGCCGTGAAAAACGACACTCATTCTTTTCTCATTAATCAATGTTAACTGCTCATATCGATCACGAACCCATTCGGCATCGCTCAATCTAGCTTCGTGAATAATCCTCAAAGACGGTATCTCAACTTCAGCCGGTATGACTGCCTCTGTTCCGTATACTAACAAATACGGAGTTACTCCAATTGAAGTTCGAATTGTGGTGCAATAACCTAGCAAGGCATAAGGCAAATTTTCATGCCAACATTTGTAGTTGTCAATCATCCTTCTCAATATCctcttgatgttcttattggcACCTTCCACAGCTcc
This portion of the Solanum pennellii chromosome 12, SPENNV200 genome encodes:
- the LOC114075256 gene encoding uncharacterized protein LOC114075256 is translated as MNGAVEGANKNIKRILRRMIDNYKCWHENLPYALLGYCTTIRTSIGVTPYLLVYGTEAVIPAEVEIPSLRIIHEARLSDAEWVRDRYEQLTLINEKRMSVVFHGQLYQQRMIHAFNKKVRVQTFEVGQLVLKRIFPHQEEYKGKFAPNWQGPYVVHKVLSRGALVLAEMDGRVWRKAINSDVVKRYYI